The Aliiroseovarius pelagivivens genome contains a region encoding:
- a CDS encoding cation diffusion facilitator family transporter, giving the protein MSRPENTRLNLSAGAASALVAVMLVALKLWALGETQALSVAASLADSAMDLMVSLGALAAIWYASRPADEDHAFGHSSAEDLAALGQSLFILVSAGIIAWAAVARLLSGEPAPIMSHESGIFVMVVSIVLTLALVLWQRHVATRTGSAVVKADSLHYLGDLIPNIGAILSLWAAAWFGMEQIDSVVAIGAAIMLAVGALRIFKTAWDALMDRAADPAVIEGVEAIARDHPGIHGFHDLKTRRAGSITFINLHIELDGTQTLDEAHAIGASLRRAILRAFPNTDVLIHKDPVGVETHPDDPQKA; this is encoded by the coding sequence ATGAGCAGACCCGAGAACACCAGACTGAACCTGTCCGCAGGCGCCGCCTCGGCGCTTGTTGCGGTGATGCTTGTGGCGTTGAAGCTGTGGGCGTTGGGCGAAACGCAGGCGCTGTCGGTGGCAGCCTCGCTGGCCGACAGTGCGATGGATCTGATGGTGTCACTTGGGGCGTTGGCTGCGATTTGGTACGCTTCACGCCCCGCAGATGAAGATCACGCCTTCGGGCATTCCTCGGCCGAGGATTTGGCAGCACTGGGGCAGAGCCTATTCATTCTCGTATCCGCCGGGATCATCGCGTGGGCGGCTGTTGCGCGTCTTCTTTCAGGCGAGCCGGCACCGATCATGTCCCATGAAAGCGGCATCTTCGTCATGGTCGTGTCCATCGTGCTGACACTGGCGCTGGTGTTGTGGCAGCGCCACGTAGCAACCCGCACCGGGTCTGCGGTGGTGAAGGCCGACAGCCTGCATTATCTGGGCGACCTCATCCCCAATATCGGCGCAATCCTATCCCTATGGGCCGCCGCGTGGTTCGGGATGGAGCAAATCGACAGTGTCGTCGCCATCGGTGCCGCGATCATGCTGGCAGTCGGGGCCTTGCGCATCTTCAAGACCGCATGGGACGCGCTGATGGACCGCGCCGCAGATCCAGCCGTGATCGAAGGGGTCGAGGCCATCGCCCGCGACCATCCCGGCATCCACGGCTTTCACGATCTGAAGACCCGTCGGGCGGGCTCGATCACCTTTATCAACCTGCATATCGAGCTGGACGGCACACAAACGCTGGACGAGGCGCATGCGATCGGCGCCAGCCTGCGCCGCGCCATTCTGCGGGCCTTTCCGAACACAGATGTGTTGATCCACAAGGATCCGGTGGGGGTCGAAACGCATCCGGACGACCCCCAGAAAGCTTAA
- a CDS encoding SH3 domain-containing protein, with protein MKNRFGIRFAASILAAVLTVQISYAQTDAEPGTRVERGAVTNLPIPRFVSLKGSEGNVRRGPSLRHRIDWVYKQRGMPLRVIGEFEHWRQVQDRDGVGGWVHYSLLSGARTAIVDQDLMPLYSRADPESQINAYLEAGVIARIESCGPVWCRLKADGIRGWTTKEMIWGVGPDEEIK; from the coding sequence GTGAAGAATCGATTTGGCATCCGTTTTGCGGCATCCATATTGGCTGCAGTTCTGACTGTGCAGATCAGTTATGCACAGACTGATGCAGAACCCGGGACCCGCGTGGAACGCGGTGCGGTCACCAACCTGCCGATTCCGCGTTTTGTGTCTTTGAAAGGGTCCGAAGGCAACGTGCGCCGTGGCCCTTCGCTGCGCCATCGGATCGACTGGGTGTACAAGCAGCGCGGGATGCCACTGCGCGTCATTGGAGAGTTCGAGCACTGGCGGCAGGTACAAGACCGTGACGGCGTTGGCGGCTGGGTCCATTACTCGCTTCTGTCCGGCGCACGTACGGCGATTGTGGATCAGGATCTGATGCCGCTTTACAGCCGCGCGGACCCGGAAAGCCAGATCAACGCCTATCTGGAAGCTGGCGTGATTGCGCGGATCGAAAGCTGCGGACCGGTTTGGTGCCGCCTGAAAGCCGACGGCATTCGAGGCTGGACCACGAAAGAAATGATCTGGGGCGTTGGCCCGGATGAAGAGATCAAATAG
- a CDS encoding 2-hydroxyacid dehydrogenase, which yields MSAERLSVVVTRRLPEVVETRMMELFDVELRDDDRPMSQAELADAMKRCDVLVPTINDRIDANMLAGAGERLRLIANYGAGVDHIDVGSARQRGILVSNTPGVSADDTADMAIALILAVTRRFPEGIRTMASGEWQGWSPTALLGHRIQGRRVGILGMGRIGQAVAARARAFGMQVHYHNRRRLHPQIEEQYEATFWESLDQMVARMDVISINCPHTPSTFHLMNARRLKLMKPEAVIVNTSRGEVIDENALTRMLRAGEISGAGLDVYEHGNEINPRLRDLPNVVALPHMGSATFEGRIEMGEKVLINIKTFADGHRPPDQVVPGML from the coding sequence ATGAGTGCTGAACGTCTAAGTGTTGTCGTGACGCGACGGTTGCCCGAGGTTGTCGAGACCCGGATGATGGAATTGTTCGATGTCGAGCTTCGGGACGATGACCGACCGATGAGCCAGGCCGAGCTTGCAGACGCGATGAAGCGTTGCGATGTGCTGGTCCCAACAATTAATGACAGGATTGATGCCAATATGCTGGCAGGTGCGGGCGAACGCTTGCGCCTGATCGCCAACTATGGCGCAGGTGTGGACCACATTGATGTCGGTTCCGCGCGTCAGCGAGGCATTTTGGTGTCCAATACGCCGGGCGTATCTGCCGATGACACAGCGGACATGGCCATTGCCCTGATTCTTGCCGTCACCCGTCGCTTCCCGGAAGGTATCCGCACTATGGCCTCGGGCGAATGGCAGGGCTGGTCGCCGACCGCCTTGCTGGGGCACCGCATTCAGGGTCGCCGAGTGGGTATTCTGGGTATGGGCCGCATCGGTCAGGCCGTCGCTGCCCGTGCGCGCGCTTTTGGCATGCAAGTCCACTATCACAACCGTCGACGTCTGCATCCGCAGATCGAAGAGCAGTACGAGGCGACCTTTTGGGAAAGCCTTGACCAGATGGTCGCACGGATGGACGTCATCTCGATCAACTGTCCGCACACGCCGTCGACCTTCCACCTGATGAACGCGCGCCGCCTGAAGCTGATGAAGCCAGAAGCGGTGATCGTGAACACCTCGCGTGGCGAAGTGATCGACGAAAACGCACTGACCCGCATGCTGCGCGCAGGCGAAATCTCCGGTGCCGGTCTGGACGTTTACGAGCACGGGAATGAAATCAATCCCCGCCTGCGTGATCTGCCCAACGTGGTTGCTTTGCCGCATATGGGCTCGGCGACTTTTGAAGGGCGCATCGAGATGGGCGAGAAGGTTCTGATCAACATCAAGACCTTCGCCGACGGCCACCGTCCGCCCGATCAGGTCGTGCCCGGAATGCTCTGA